A genomic region of Acyrthosiphon pisum isolate AL4f unplaced genomic scaffold, pea_aphid_22Mar2018_4r6ur Scaffold_20889;HRSCAF=22431, whole genome shotgun sequence contains the following coding sequences:
- the LOC103309042 gene encoding zinc finger MYM-type protein 1-like: MAQQVLLNIINSIKEAGIFSILVDETQDLSRHEQVSFIIRFVDDSFQIHEQFLGFYKTSHTDSETLANLIKKVLSDSGLDIQNLRGQCYDGAAAMRGSYTGVQARIREENPIALYVHCYAHILNLCLVDLSKQVSYVRNTFGTLQSLYSFVGASSKRNAVFESVYLASTQHNGPKKLKSLSETRWSCRAEALKAVLLNFSTLINTLEEISENNINSGAEATSLIGNIQNFEFVFCLIILQEIMEHTNVLSKYLQSINISYITVIEMCEQTVDILKDMRTDTEFHKRWIQVIKVTGENNIEPPKLSRKRRIPQKYGGGENGPQNVPENQLQILNGLKNLIINDNFEENMLTLVCNTYKLDMQPLKNELNIFNRMFASKYPNISGESNIFKKKSEYIANHDIRSGFPLTYTIFKTFLTIPTNTASCERSFSCLRRLKTYLRTTMGQERLSSLSLLQIEKNQQIDEEKVIDEFNSSVSVSGRRLALA; this comes from the exons atgGCACAACAGGTTttgcttaatataataaattctattaaGGAAGCTGGTATATTTAGTATACTAGTTGATGAAACTCAGGACCTATCTCGACATGAACAAGTTTCTTTTATCATTCGATTTGTTGACGACTCATTTCAAATACATGAACAATTTTTGGGGTTCTACAAAACTAGCCATACTGATAGTGAAACACTagccaatttaataaaaaaagtgttaTCAGATAGTGGATTGGATATTCAAAACCTGCGAGGACAGTGCTATGATGGAGCAGCAGCCATGCGAGGATCTTATACAGGTGTTCAAGCACGAATTCGCGAGGAAAACCCAATTGCACTGTATGTTCATTGTTATGCCCATATCCTTAACTTATGTTTAGTGGATTTATCAAAACAGGTGTCATATGTGAGGAACACATTTGGTACTCTGCAGTCTCTTTATAGCTTTGTGGGAGCTTCATCAAAACGAAATGCAGTCTTTGAATCTGTTTATTTGGCAAGCACACAACATAATGGaccaaaaaagttaaaaagccTAAGTGAAACAAGATGGAGTTGTCGTGCAGAAGCATTAAAAgctgtattattaaattttagcactctaataaatacattagaaGAAATATCTGAAAATAACATCAATTCTGGAGCAGAAGCCACTTCATTAATTGGTAACATtcagaattttgaatttgtattttgtttgataattcTTCAAGAAATAATGGAACACACTAACGTGTTATCCAAATATTTACAgtctataaatattagttatattactgTAATTGAAATGTGCGAACAGAcagttgatattttaaaagatatgaGAACAGATACTGAATTCCATAAAAGATGGATTCAAGTAATTAAGGTAACTGGAGAGAATAATATTGAACCACCTAAATTATCCAGAAAAAGAAGAATACCACAAAAATACGGTGGAGGTGAAAATGGCCCTCAAAATGTTcca GAGAATCAACTCCAAATTTTGAATGGACTGAAgaatttgattataaatgaCAACTTTGAAGAAAATATGTTAACATTAGTatgtaatacttataagttagaTATGCAaccattaaaaaatgaactgaatatttttaatagaatgttTGCATCCAAATACCCTAATATATCTGGagaaagtaatatatttaaaaaaaaaagtgaatacatAGCAAACCATGATATAAGATCAGGATTTCCTttaacatatacaatttttaaaacatttttaacaattccTACGAATACTGCTTCGTGTGAAAGAAGTTTTTCTTGTTTACGGCGTTTAAAAACTTATCTGCGGACAACTATGGGCCAAGAACGTCTCAGTAGTTTGTCATTGttacaaatagaaaaaaatcaacaaattgaTGAAGAAAAAGTTATTGATGAATTCAATAGCAGTGTATCAGTTTCTGGACGTCGCTTAGCATTagcataa